The following coding sequences lie in one Microvirga sp. 17 mud 1-3 genomic window:
- a CDS encoding ketopantoate reductase family protein, which translates to MSDPILIWGAGAIGGTIGAFLARAGHEVHFADLVEDHVRAIERRGLEIDGPVDAFSVRCRAMLPGEVKGRYGRIFLAVKAQHTATALDGLMPHLADDGYVLSCQNGMNEPQIAAVAGDRRTMGAFVNFGSDWQEPGRITFGGRGAVVVGELDGALTPRVVDLHATLKDFEPDAILTDNIYGYLWSKLAWATVLKAEGITQETIVGFLSEPRLRPLIRWLIRSVLAIAVAERVRPMPFQSFDPAAFLTGRDADADACIEAIIASRKGSTKLYSGVWRDIMVRRRPTEVPYQLGPVVEIGRRHGLPVATIAALIERVQAVEAGAPAEGIDQALVLAEIAAREMEHATAR; encoded by the coding sequence ATGAGCGATCCGATCCTCATCTGGGGCGCCGGAGCCATTGGCGGCACCATCGGCGCCTTCCTGGCGCGCGCAGGACACGAGGTCCATTTCGCCGATCTGGTCGAAGATCACGTGCGTGCCATCGAGCGGCGCGGATTGGAGATCGACGGTCCTGTGGATGCCTTTTCGGTGCGCTGCCGGGCGATGCTGCCCGGCGAGGTGAAGGGCCGTTATGGCCGCATCTTCCTGGCCGTAAAGGCTCAGCACACGGCGACGGCGCTGGATGGGCTGATGCCGCATCTCGCCGACGACGGCTACGTTCTGTCCTGCCAGAACGGCATGAACGAGCCGCAGATTGCGGCAGTCGCGGGCGACAGGCGGACAATGGGCGCTTTCGTGAATTTTGGCTCCGACTGGCAGGAGCCGGGCCGCATCACCTTCGGCGGGCGCGGTGCCGTTGTCGTCGGAGAACTCGATGGTGCGCTCACGCCTCGCGTGGTCGATCTTCATGCCACGCTGAAGGATTTCGAGCCGGATGCGATCCTGACCGACAACATCTATGGCTATCTCTGGAGCAAGCTTGCCTGGGCGACGGTGCTGAAGGCCGAAGGGATCACGCAAGAAACCATCGTCGGCTTCCTCTCCGAGCCGCGCCTGCGACCGTTGATCCGCTGGCTCATCCGCTCGGTTCTGGCAATTGCCGTCGCGGAGCGTGTGCGGCCGATGCCGTTCCAATCATTCGACCCGGCGGCTTTCCTGACGGGTCGGGATGCGGACGCCGATGCCTGCATCGAGGCGATCATCGCGAGCCGGAAGGGTTCGACCAAGCTCTACAGCGGGGTCTGGCGCGACATCATGGTCCGCCGCCGCCCGACCGAGGTGCCCTACCAGCTCGGGCCCGTGGTCGAGATTGGTCGTCGTCACGGCCTGCCTGTGGCGACGATCGCTGCCCTCATCGAGCGAGTGCAGGCGGTCGAAGCCGGCGCTCCGGCCGAGGGTATCGACCAGGCTCTTGTTCTCGCCGAAATTGCCGCCCGAGAGATGGAGCATGCCACGGCCCGGTAA
- a CDS encoding M20 family metallopeptidase produces the protein MSDDTAALARYMPEKMLEGIRSWVEIESPSLNADLVNRMADKVEADASAAGARVERIPGRDGCGDHVFVQSPWGEEDEKGILILSHYDTVHAEGTLTSVLPFRVEGDLAYGPGISDMKGGAYLAFAALRELIARGNRTPLPIRHLYVSDEEIGSLTSRARIEEEAKRAKYVLVTEPARDGGRCVTARKGTARFDITIHGRAAHAGSRHVHGRSAIKEMARQILDLENMTDYESGLTVNVGVVSGGTRPNVVAYECKAEVDMRVPNPAVAEAAVAKVLNLKPYDPDCTITVTGGLNRPPYEKLAGIADLFETARGLAATYGFQLDDVQTGGCSDGNFTASYAPTLDGLGVDGQGSSHSHSERLVVSTIPHRALLLERLMQTLS, from the coding sequence ATGAGCGACGATACAGCCGCCTTGGCCCGATACATGCCCGAGAAGATGCTGGAAGGGATCCGATCCTGGGTCGAGATCGAAAGCCCCTCGTTGAACGCCGATCTGGTGAACCGGATGGCCGATAAGGTCGAGGCCGATGCAAGCGCTGCCGGTGCCCGGGTCGAGCGAATTCCGGGCCGCGATGGCTGTGGAGACCATGTCTTCGTGCAATCCCCTTGGGGAGAGGAAGACGAGAAGGGGATCCTCATTCTGAGCCACTACGATACGGTCCATGCGGAGGGGACATTGACCAGTGTCCTGCCGTTCCGGGTCGAAGGCGATCTCGCTTATGGGCCCGGCATTTCCGACATGAAAGGGGGAGCGTACCTGGCTTTTGCGGCCTTGCGGGAGCTGATTGCCCGAGGCAACCGCACGCCCTTGCCGATCCGCCATCTTTATGTCTCGGACGAAGAGATCGGCAGTCTCACATCGCGGGCGCGGATCGAGGAGGAGGCCAAGCGCGCCAAATATGTCCTCGTGACTGAGCCAGCGCGTGACGGCGGTCGTTGCGTGACGGCTCGCAAGGGAACGGCGCGGTTCGACATCACGATTCACGGACGTGCTGCTCATGCCGGCTCCCGGCATGTCCATGGGCGCAGTGCGATCAAGGAAATGGCGCGCCAGATCCTCGATCTGGAAAATATGACCGACTACGAGAGCGGTCTGACCGTGAATGTCGGCGTCGTCAGCGGAGGCACCCGGCCTAACGTCGTTGCCTATGAGTGTAAGGCAGAGGTCGATATGCGCGTGCCGAACCCGGCCGTGGCCGAGGCGGCGGTCGCCAAAGTGCTGAACCTCAAGCCGTACGATCCTGATTGCACCATCACCGTCACGGGCGGGCTCAACCGGCCACCTTATGAAAAGCTTGCCGGCATCGCGGACCTGTTCGAGACCGCACGGGGGCTTGCTGCGACGTACGGATTCCAGCTCGATGATGTGCAGACTGGCGGTTGCAGCGACGGCAATTTCACGGCCAGCTATGCGCCGACCTTGGACGGTCTTGGCGTCGACGGGCAGGGCAGCAGCCACAGCCACAGCGAACGTCTGGTCGTCTCGACCATTCCCCACAGGGCATTGCTGCTCGAGCGGCTGATGCAGACGCTCTCCTGA
- a CDS encoding ABC transporter permease, protein MKRVFSTVLSRLLNSLVVLLLLSILVFAFMRAIPGDPVITMMGGESISQEAVDRLREEMGLNRPYYVQYLSWLGNVFHGDLGQSLQSRDPVLPILLDRLKATAELAILATLLGSIFGVIAGTIAAIRKGSWFDSATMFLTLSGISLPVFWFGMILIVVFSVYFNIFPTGGMLSYSTVLTRVTGFSLLDSILTLNGKAFVDVLSHMVLPAVTLATAPAALIARTTRASVLEVINEDYVNAGLARGLSFPMVVARHVMRNALIPVVTIIGLEIGVYLGGSIVTETLFSWPGLGRHMMQAIMANDYPVVQGAIIIYAIIIVFVNLIVDISYGFIDPRVRQ, encoded by the coding sequence ATGAAGCGCGTCTTTTCTACGGTCCTATCGAGGCTGTTGAACAGTCTCGTGGTTCTTCTGCTTCTGTCGATCCTCGTCTTCGCCTTCATGCGGGCGATCCCGGGGGATCCGGTCATTACCATGATGGGCGGAGAGAGCATCTCGCAGGAAGCCGTTGACCGGCTGCGCGAAGAGATGGGCCTCAACCGGCCCTATTACGTCCAATATCTCTCCTGGCTGGGCAACGTGTTCCATGGAGATCTGGGACAAAGCCTGCAGAGCCGCGATCCGGTCCTGCCGATCCTGCTCGACCGGCTGAAGGCCACGGCGGAACTCGCCATTCTTGCGACGCTGCTCGGCTCGATCTTCGGAGTTATTGCCGGCACGATCGCGGCGATCCGGAAAGGAAGCTGGTTCGACTCTGCGACCATGTTCCTGACCCTCTCGGGCATCTCGCTGCCCGTGTTCTGGTTCGGAATGATCCTCATCGTCGTCTTCTCGGTCTATTTCAATATCTTCCCGACCGGCGGCATGCTCTCCTACAGTACTGTTCTGACGCGGGTGACCGGATTCAGTCTCCTGGACAGCATCCTGACGCTGAACGGAAAGGCCTTCGTCGATGTGCTCTCGCACATGGTCCTCCCGGCCGTCACGCTGGCAACGGCGCCGGCAGCACTGATCGCGCGGACGACCCGGGCGAGCGTGCTGGAGGTCATCAACGAAGACTATGTGAATGCAGGCCTCGCGCGAGGACTCAGCTTCCCCATGGTCGTTGCCAGGCACGTGATGCGCAACGCCCTGATCCCCGTGGTCACCATCATCGGGCTTGAGATCGGCGTCTATCTCGGCGGGTCCATCGTGACCGAAACGCTGTTCTCCTGGCCGGGGCTCGGCCGCCACATGATGCAGGCCATCATGGCAAACGACTATCCGGTCGTTCAGGGAGCAATCATCATCTACGCGATCATCATCGTCTTCGTGAACCTGATCGTCGACATTTCCTATGGCTTCATTGATCCGAGGGTGCGGCAATGA
- a CDS encoding bile acid:sodium symporter family protein, protein MRKIDPFLLLIMAAVALASILPAQGSAAEILGHLGILGIALLFFVHGAALPREVVLNGLVQWRLHLLIFAITFVVFPLVTMPFGALPPQWIPPDLLLGFLYLSALPSAVSSSIAFTAMARGNVPAAICSSAASNVFGLLLTPLLLSLLTRTSVEGGFDLTQALADVIVQLLVPFMAGHLARPWLAGLMARYEHRINLLDQGIILLIVYAAFSQSVVDGLWSHLPPSSVALAAALCLVLLGIVLAITAFAARRLGFSRQDEIAAVFCGSKKSLASGLPLAKVLFGVAPGFGMIVLPIMFYNQIQILVGAVIARRYAQSETAQAPG, encoded by the coding sequence ATGCGCAAGATCGACCCGTTTCTCCTGCTAATCATGGCAGCCGTGGCCCTTGCCAGCATCCTGCCGGCACAGGGCTCCGCTGCCGAGATCCTCGGCCATCTCGGCATCCTCGGCATTGCGCTGCTGTTCTTCGTCCATGGCGCCGCCCTGCCACGGGAGGTGGTGCTAAACGGGCTCGTGCAATGGCGGCTGCACCTGCTCATCTTCGCCATTACGTTCGTGGTGTTTCCCCTGGTGACGATGCCCTTTGGGGCGCTGCCGCCGCAATGGATTCCGCCGGATCTGCTCCTGGGCTTTCTCTATCTCTCGGCGCTGCCCTCGGCCGTGTCATCCTCCATCGCGTTCACGGCCATGGCCAGAGGCAACGTGCCGGCGGCCATCTGTAGCTCGGCGGCCTCCAATGTCTTCGGCCTGCTGCTGACGCCCCTGCTCCTCTCGCTACTGACGCGGACTTCCGTCGAGGGTGGGTTCGACCTCACCCAGGCCCTGGCGGATGTGATCGTGCAGCTCCTGGTCCCGTTCATGGCAGGCCATTTGGCCCGGCCCTGGCTCGCCGGCCTCATGGCCCGCTACGAGCATCGGATCAACCTGCTCGACCAGGGCATCATCCTGCTGATCGTCTATGCGGCGTTCTCCCAATCGGTGGTAGATGGGCTCTGGTCCCATCTCCCGCCGAGCAGTGTAGCCCTCGCGGCGGCACTCTGCCTTGTTCTTCTGGGAATCGTTCTGGCCATCACGGCCTTTGCGGCCCGCCGGCTCGGCTTCTCCCGGCAGGACGAGATTGCGGCCGTCTTCTGCGGGTCGAAAAAGAGCCTCGCATCCGGCCTGCCGCTCGCGAAGGTGCTGTTCGGAGTGGCGCCGGGCTTCGGCATGATCGTGCTGCCGATCATGTTCTACAATCAGATCCAGATTCTTGTGGGCGCCGTCATTGCGCGCCGCTATGCGCAAAGCGAAACGGCTCAGGCACCGGGCTGA
- a CDS encoding MFS transporter, with protein MTSDLASKPDESRRLFLRVFPSIMLPMFIAISDQTLVATALPAIAADLGQVTLITWIVVAFLMMNSLAAPVYGRFGDLIGRRQMMLIALTFVILGASIVITATNVHVIIFGRAIQGLGGGGLMSLSQALIGQMVPLRKRGSYQGYLAAVNATATVAGPMLGGLLTQQFGWRIALALTIPLALIALVLTLRLPKVPSRGSVANFDAPGLIFFAATVVLLLLAVQQLEGIARGGSPFLMLLLVCGAVATLTLLARREKRAASPLFPLPVLSHPAIWRSACFAACHGATYVSLVAITPLYLIAARGLNANMVGFLLLTLTMGVGVSSMITGHLVSRTGRTMVFPSIGVTVLAALLLVFAWRSPTLNTWQLPMFYFAISLCIGTVMGVLQVTVQYVAGPENLGVAASAVQFSRTLGASLGTSLVGAVIFISLQAGDGRAAEAFGMALRGAMELPASEALQIRGEMLAAFRPGFLTVAAFAVLGCLMGWSNPVRRMTAEPSE; from the coding sequence ATGACATCAGACCTGGCATCGAAACCGGATGAGTCGCGCCGGCTGTTCCTGCGGGTCTTCCCATCAATCATGCTGCCGATGTTCATCGCGATTTCGGACCAGACGCTGGTCGCGACCGCCTTGCCGGCCATCGCGGCGGATCTCGGACAGGTAACGCTGATCACCTGGATCGTCGTCGCGTTCCTGATGATGAACAGCCTGGCCGCACCAGTCTATGGCCGCTTCGGCGACTTGATCGGACGGCGGCAGATGATGCTGATCGCGCTGACATTCGTCATCCTGGGAGCGTCGATCGTCATCACGGCCACGAACGTCCATGTCATCATTTTCGGACGCGCCATTCAGGGGCTCGGCGGCGGGGGGCTCATGAGCCTGAGCCAAGCCCTGATCGGTCAAATGGTCCCGCTGCGAAAGCGCGGCAGCTATCAAGGCTATCTGGCGGCCGTCAATGCCACGGCGACCGTTGCGGGACCGATGCTCGGAGGCCTTCTGACGCAACAGTTCGGTTGGCGCATCGCCTTGGCACTGACGATCCCGCTGGCCCTGATCGCGCTGGTGCTCACATTACGACTGCCGAAGGTGCCGAGCCGTGGTTCGGTTGCCAATTTCGATGCTCCAGGCCTGATCTTCTTCGCCGCAACGGTGGTTCTTCTCCTGCTCGCCGTTCAGCAACTTGAGGGAATAGCGCGGGGCGGCTCCCCGTTCCTCATGCTGCTCCTGGTCTGCGGCGCCGTCGCTACCTTGACCCTGCTTGCAAGACGCGAAAAGCGGGCCGCAAGCCCGCTTTTTCCCCTGCCCGTCCTGTCGCATCCAGCGATCTGGCGCAGCGCCTGTTTCGCGGCCTGCCATGGGGCGACCTATGTCTCCCTCGTCGCCATCACACCGCTCTATCTCATCGCTGCGCGTGGTCTCAATGCCAACATGGTCGGCTTCCTGCTTCTCACGTTAACGATGGGCGTCGGCGTCTCGTCGATGATCACCGGTCATCTGGTCAGCCGGACCGGGCGCACGATGGTGTTCCCTTCGATCGGCGTGACCGTCCTGGCAGCGCTCCTGCTGGTCTTCGCCTGGCGTTCGCCGACCTTGAACACATGGCAACTGCCGATGTTCTATTTCGCGATCTCCCTGTGCATCGGCACGGTCATGGGGGTTCTGCAGGTGACGGTGCAGTACGTCGCTGGACCGGAGAACCTCGGCGTGGCGGCGTCCGCTGTCCAGTTCTCGCGCACGCTCGGCGCCTCCCTGGGCACCTCGCTTGTCGGCGCCGTCATCTTCATTTCGCTACAAGCAGGGGACGGGCGCGCGGCCGAAGCCTTCGGGATGGCCCTGCGTGGTGCGATGGAGCTGCCCGCCAGCGAGGCGCTGCAGATCCGCGGTGAAATGCTGGCCGCCTTCCGCCCCGGCTTCCTCACCGTCGCGGCCTTTGCGGTGCTTGGATGCCTGATGGGGTGGTCGAACCCGGTTCGCCGTATGACCGCCGAACCGAGTGAATGA
- a CDS encoding NIPSNAP family protein, protein MIHEYVFLSVPARHHAEASERLAEYIAKGAAGGRMLGCWATEVGTLNRIVLMRGYVTDMEFMAERRQLAMATDPFFCESLMTGYSAEAYLPFSWIDPVPAGRFGPCYELRTYDLRVGTLPVLMEAWKRKLPARAEMSPVLAAGTALDGPPRFTHLWPYSSFDERLRIRSEAVKAGIWPPNAFPGSLPPPMQAMICLPLPCSPLQ, encoded by the coding sequence ATGATCCATGAGTATGTCTTTCTGAGCGTCCCTGCCCGACATCATGCCGAAGCGTCCGAGAGGCTGGCGGAGTACATCGCGAAAGGTGCCGCAGGGGGCCGCATGCTCGGTTGCTGGGCGACTGAGGTCGGAACGCTGAACCGGATCGTGCTGATGCGCGGCTACGTGACGGACATGGAGTTCATGGCCGAGCGGCGGCAACTAGCTATGGCGACCGACCCGTTCTTTTGCGAAAGCCTGATGACCGGCTACAGCGCCGAGGCCTATCTGCCCTTTTCCTGGATTGACCCGGTGCCGGCGGGGCGCTTTGGTCCCTGCTACGAGTTGCGGACTTACGATCTTCGCGTTGGGACGCTGCCGGTTCTGATGGAAGCCTGGAAGCGTAAGCTGCCGGCCCGAGCCGAGATGTCGCCGGTCCTTGCCGCCGGAACTGCGCTCGACGGACCCCCACGTTTCACCCACCTCTGGCCCTATTCAAGTTTCGACGAACGGCTGCGGATTCGCTCCGAGGCGGTCAAGGCGGGCATTTGGCCGCCAAACGCCTTCCCGGGATCGCTGCCGCCGCCGATGCAGGCAATGATCTGCCTGCCGCTGCCGTGCTCGCCGCTGCAATAG
- a CDS encoding oligopeptide/dipeptide ABC transporter ATP-binding protein has protein sequence MVGIAGESGCGKSTLARAFVRLQPATGGSVTLSGTPIDNLPALELREQVQMVFQDPYNSLNPRRTAGSIIMESLVVHNRGTSAERRRLAVQMLERVGLTEAHFDRYPHEFSGGQRQRIAIARALILDPKFLVLDEPTSALDVSVQAKIIALIEDLRRHLRLGCLFISHDLNLIGYLVDRLAVMYLGRIVETGPVERIFANPLHPYTAALMAATPKPVAGAQTDRAPLEGEIPSNVRVPKGCPFHTRCTKRIGAICDTVLPAPRMVDDREVRCHLYNEAPIAPAPNGALA, from the coding sequence ATGGTCGGCATCGCCGGAGAATCGGGGTGCGGGAAGAGCACGCTTGCGCGCGCATTCGTGCGGCTCCAGCCGGCGACCGGCGGGAGCGTAACCTTAAGCGGCACTCCAATCGACAATCTGCCCGCGCTCGAATTGCGCGAACAGGTGCAGATGGTCTTCCAGGATCCGTACAACTCCCTGAATCCGCGCCGGACCGCCGGCAGCATCATCATGGAGTCGCTGGTCGTCCACAATCGCGGCACCTCGGCCGAACGGCGCAGGCTGGCGGTTCAGATGCTCGAGCGGGTAGGGCTGACGGAGGCTCATTTCGACCGTTACCCGCACGAATTCTCCGGTGGGCAGCGGCAGCGGATCGCCATTGCGCGAGCGCTGATTCTGGATCCGAAGTTCCTCGTCCTGGATGAGCCGACCTCCGCTCTGGACGTTTCGGTGCAGGCTAAGATCATCGCGTTGATCGAAGATCTTCGCCGTCACCTGCGGCTTGGTTGCCTCTTCATCTCGCACGATCTGAACCTGATCGGATATCTCGTCGACCGTCTTGCGGTGATGTACCTGGGGCGTATCGTAGAGACCGGCCCGGTCGAGCGCATCTTCGCCAATCCGCTTCATCCTTACACGGCGGCCCTCATGGCGGCCACGCCGAAGCCTGTCGCCGGTGCGCAGACAGACCGTGCTCCACTTGAGGGTGAGATCCCTTCGAACGTCCGGGTTCCGAAAGGGTGTCCGTTCCATACCCGTTGCACCAAACGCATAGGAGCGATTTGCGATACGGTCCTGCCTGCACCACGAATGGTCGACGACCGGGAAGTGCGCTGCCATCTCTACAATGAGGCGCCGATCGCCCCTGCACCGAACGGAGCCTTAGCATGA
- a CDS encoding SDR family NAD(P)-dependent oxidoreductase: protein MNFENKTVALTGAASGFGRAIAEGFSRMGARVWGCDIQPEGLKQISALPGLTTAIVDLSDRKAAAAWIAEVEAQSGGPIDVLVNNAGGSLGTPFQPIDEVEDESWDRLFNVNIHASFVTSRAAAAGMKRNGRGAIINISSGAGLKPSLTGVQGYCASKHALVGLTRQLAVELGPHGIRVNSVAPGLVLTDEAKVRRWEGYTPEKRQAKLAQTALRRLGEAEDIANGVFWLSSDLSKYVTGQVLSIDGGSL from the coding sequence ATGAATTTCGAGAACAAGACTGTGGCGCTCACGGGCGCCGCATCCGGCTTCGGCCGCGCTATTGCCGAAGGTTTCTCCCGCATGGGCGCCCGGGTCTGGGGCTGCGACATCCAGCCCGAGGGGCTCAAACAGATTTCCGCGCTTCCCGGTTTGACGACGGCCATCGTCGATCTGTCCGACCGCAAGGCGGCGGCAGCTTGGATCGCTGAGGTCGAGGCGCAGTCCGGTGGACCGATCGACGTTCTGGTGAACAACGCCGGCGGATCGCTCGGCACGCCGTTTCAGCCCATTGATGAAGTCGAGGACGAGTCGTGGGACCGCCTCTTCAACGTCAACATCCATGCCTCCTTCGTGACGAGCCGCGCGGCCGCGGCAGGAATGAAGCGCAACGGCCGGGGAGCGATCATCAACATCAGCTCGGGCGCAGGTTTGAAGCCCTCGCTCACCGGAGTTCAGGGCTACTGCGCATCCAAGCATGCGCTGGTCGGCCTGACCCGGCAGCTTGCCGTCGAGCTCGGCCCGCATGGCATCAGGGTGAATTCGGTTGCGCCGGGCCTGGTGCTGACCGACGAGGCCAAGGTGCGCCGCTGGGAGGGATACACTCCGGAGAAGCGCCAGGCCAAGCTCGCCCAAACCGCGTTGCGCCGCCTGGGCGAGGCTGAAGACATCGCCAATGGCGTCTTCTGGCTGTCCTCCGATCTGTCGAAATATGTCACGGGGCAGGTGCTGTCGATCGACGGCGGTTCGCTCTGA
- a CDS encoding ABC transporter ATP-binding protein has product MTSIQIPENSAAAAPLLQIRGLRLHFHTKTGLVRALEGIDIDLAPGECLGIVGETGSGKSMTARAIMGLVPHPGSIEGGSIKLEGQELIKLSQKEWRKIRGRQISMVFQEAKRALNPVSTIGNQIIEAAVQAQGVSRARAKELGISTLAKVGLPDPARIMDSYSFELSGGMAQRVMIAIAIVGGSKLIIADEPTSALDVSIQAQILRLLRDLRRDLGSALILITHDLGVAAENCDRIAVMYLGQIVEMAPAQMLFGNPVHPYTCSLMASLPSAADRGKPIGRATRHVPPPAGYRYSTRRLPDGSISPEISHMIEVEPGHFVACLPE; this is encoded by the coding sequence GTGACGTCCATTCAGATCCCCGAGAACAGCGCAGCAGCGGCGCCGCTGCTGCAGATCCGCGGACTACGGCTTCATTTTCATACCAAGACGGGGCTCGTGCGCGCGCTGGAAGGGATCGATATCGATCTGGCTCCGGGAGAATGCCTCGGCATCGTCGGTGAGACGGGCAGCGGCAAGAGCATGACGGCTCGCGCCATCATGGGCCTTGTGCCGCATCCGGGGAGCATCGAGGGAGGCTCAATCAAGCTTGAGGGCCAAGAGCTGATCAAGCTCAGCCAAAAGGAATGGCGCAAGATCCGTGGGCGACAGATCTCGATGGTCTTTCAAGAGGCCAAGCGGGCGCTGAATCCGGTCTCCACCATCGGTAACCAGATCATCGAGGCTGCCGTGCAGGCGCAGGGCGTATCACGCGCCAGGGCCAAAGAGCTTGGGATCTCCACGCTGGCCAAGGTCGGTCTGCCTGATCCCGCGCGTATCATGGACAGCTATTCCTTCGAATTGTCCGGCGGTATGGCGCAGCGCGTCATGATCGCGATCGCAATCGTCGGGGGATCGAAGCTCATCATCGCGGACGAGCCGACATCGGCTCTCGACGTATCCATCCAGGCGCAGATCCTGCGGCTCTTGCGCGATCTGCGGCGCGATTTGGGATCGGCACTGATCCTCATCACGCACGATCTGGGTGTTGCGGCGGAAAATTGTGACCGGATCGCCGTGATGTATCTGGGGCAGATCGTCGAAATGGCGCCGGCTCAGATGCTGTTCGGCAACCCGGTGCATCCGTATACGTGTTCGCTCATGGCCTCCCTGCCATCAGCCGCGGACCGTGGCAAGCCGATCGGTCGCGCCACCCGTCATGTCCCGCCTCCTGCGGGTTACCGCTACTCGACCCGGCGTCTGCCGGACGGGTCCATCAGCCCTGAAATTTCGCACATGATCGAGGTCGAGCCGGGCCACTTCGTGGCCTGCTTGCCGGAATGA
- a CDS encoding ABC transporter permease — protein MTHQTIDAVPVPSAGGKTFTTRLRIAFSRLAERKSAMFGLAFLILLALIAIFAPLIAPYEADEFTSGVLVGPSWEHPFGIDQIGRDVFSRVILGSRISLSVGFLAVSISLVFGVTLGILAGYYRGWLDNAFMRLMDVVMAMPYVLLAVLIAAVLGPSLQNGIIAIGIVRIPRFARVARAATIATARLQYVEAARCIGATDRRIILREILPNILGPLVVYSTLSLGEAILAAAVLSFLGLGAQPPTPEWGAMLQEAQRYLTTAPFLSIFPGLFVFMTVLSFNLLGDGLRDILDPKSRG, from the coding sequence ATGACACATCAGACCATTGACGCCGTGCCGGTCCCGAGCGCAGGCGGGAAGACGTTCACGACCCGGCTGCGTATTGCCTTCTCGCGCCTGGCTGAACGCAAGAGCGCCATGTTCGGGCTGGCCTTTCTCATCCTGCTGGCCCTGATTGCGATCTTTGCGCCTCTGATTGCGCCCTATGAGGCCGATGAGTTCACCAGCGGTGTGCTGGTGGGGCCGAGCTGGGAGCATCCTTTCGGCATCGACCAGATCGGCCGTGACGTGTTCTCACGGGTGATCCTGGGCAGCCGCATCTCGTTGAGCGTAGGCTTCCTTGCGGTCAGCATCTCGCTCGTCTTCGGCGTAACGCTGGGTATTCTGGCGGGCTACTATCGGGGCTGGCTCGACAATGCCTTCATGCGGTTGATGGATGTCGTAATGGCCATGCCTTACGTGCTGCTGGCCGTCCTCATCGCCGCCGTGCTGGGACCGTCCCTGCAGAACGGCATCATTGCAATCGGCATCGTCCGCATTCCGCGCTTCGCCCGTGTGGCCCGCGCTGCAACCATCGCGACCGCGAGGCTGCAATATGTGGAGGCGGCTCGCTGTATCGGAGCGACGGACCGGCGGATCATCCTGCGGGAAATCCTGCCGAACATCCTCGGCCCACTGGTGGTCTATTCCACGCTCTCATTGGGTGAGGCCATTCTGGCCGCGGCCGTCCTGAGCTTCCTTGGACTCGGGGCGCAGCCGCCGACACCGGAGTGGGGCGCCATGCTGCAGGAAGCTCAGCGCTATCTGACGACGGCCCCCTTCCTGTCGATCTTCCCCGGCCTCTTCGTCTTCATGACCGTGCTGTCCTTCAACCTGCTCGGAGATGGCCTGCGCGACATTCTCGATCCGAAGTCTCGTGGCTGA